Proteins from a single region of Erythrobacter sp.:
- a CDS encoding TadE/TadG family type IV pilus assembly protein — MMGRAMLRRLLRDARASMAIETAIVAPTLIMMTLGAFEVSTMVARQQELQTAANEAAIIAVATNRGASVTPDQLAAIIRSSVDVNANQLTISQRFRCGTSAQLVTARSSCTTGQAVSTYMTISITDQHEPIWHAYGLGRAINFSVQRTVQVS, encoded by the coding sequence GCCGCCTGCTGCGGGACGCCCGTGCTTCGATGGCGATCGAGACCGCGATCGTCGCGCCGACGCTGATCATGATGACCTTGGGCGCCTTCGAGGTCAGCACCATGGTGGCGCGCCAGCAGGAATTGCAGACCGCCGCCAACGAAGCGGCGATCATCGCAGTCGCCACCAATCGCGGGGCATCTGTGACGCCGGACCAGCTGGCGGCGATCATCCGCTCCTCGGTCGATGTCAACGCCAACCAGCTGACCATCAGCCAGCGCTTCCGCTGCGGCACCAGCGCCCAGCTGGTGACGGCGCGCAGCAGCTGCACCACCGGGCAAGCGGTCTCGACCTACATGACCATTTCGATCACGGACCAGCATGAGCCGATCTGGCATGCCTACGGCCTCGGTCGGGCGATCAATTTCTCGGTCCAGCGCACGGTGCAGGTGTCGTGA
- a CDS encoding TadE/TadG family type IV pilus assembly protein produces the protein MAHRPVFSALLRDERGSMVVEFGLLAPVFLMLVFGMLQVAFYMQHLNAVQSLASDGARFVMIEYQKNNPLSNDQIREVLLSRATSQQYLLDTDRVQITVDRSGASRVTGATEIDLTVNYTLENFIPGVTLPLSVISYTRSVWVVT, from the coding sequence ATGGCCCACCGCCCGGTGTTTTCGGCCCTGCTGCGCGATGAACGCGGTTCGATGGTGGTCGAATTCGGATTGCTGGCGCCGGTGTTCCTGATGCTGGTGTTCGGGATGCTGCAGGTCGCCTTCTACATGCAGCACCTCAACGCGGTGCAATCGCTCGCCTCCGACGGCGCGCGTTTTGTGATGATCGAATACCAGAAGAACAATCCGCTCAGTAACGACCAGATCCGCGAAGTGCTGCTGTCCCGTGCGACCAGCCAGCAATATCTGCTCGACACCGACCGGGTGCAGATCACCGTCGACCGGTCGGGCGCGAGCCGCGTGACCGGCGCGACCGAGATCGATCTGACCGTCAACTACACGCTCGAGAACTTCATTCCCGGCGTCACGCTGCCGCTGTCGGTGATCAGCTACACGCGCTCGGTCTGGGTCGTCACCTAG